CTCGGCGGTCTCCCGCGCCAGGGCGGCACGCAGCGCCGCGTCCGTCGCGTAGTCCAGGGCGGAGAACGAGTCGTCGAACAGATAGATCTCCGGCCGCTGCACCAGCGTGCGCGCGATGGCGAGGCGCTGGCGCTGCCCGCCGGAGACGTTCGTGCCGCCCTGCGCGATCGGCGCGTCCAACCCGCCCTCCAGCGCGGTGACGAACTCCTTGGCCTGCGCGATCTCCAGCGCGTGCCACAGCTCCTCGTCGGTCGCGTCCGGCTTGCCGTACCGCAGATTCGTCGCCACCGTCCCGGAGAACAGATAGGGCTTCTGCGGCACCAGACCGACCGTCCCGGCCAGCAGGGCCGGGTCCAGACCCCGTACGTCCTCGCCGTCCACCAGGACCTCGCCGGCGGTCGCGTCGACCAGCCGGGGCACCAGGCTCAGCAGGGTCGACTTACCGCTGCCCGTCGAGCCGATGACGGCGGTCGTCTCGCCCGGCCGCGCGGTCAGGGACACCTCACGGAGCACCGGCTCCTCGGCCCCCGGATAGCGGAACTCCGCGCCCCGCACCTCCAGATGACCGTGCCGGCGCAGCGTACGCACCGGGTCCTTCGGCGGTACGACACTGGACCGGGTGTCCAGCACTTCCTCGATGCGCTCCGCGCACACCTCGGCACGCGGCACCATCATGAACATGAAGGTGGCCATCATCACGGCCATCACGATCTGCATCAGATAGGCGAGGAACGCGGTCAGCGCCCCGATCTGCATCCCGCCGCTGTCGATGCGCTGGGCACCGAACCAGACGACGGCCACCGACGACACGTTGACGATCGTCATCACGATCGGGAACATCAGCGCCATCAGCCGCCCGGTCGCCAACTGCATCTCGGTCAGCCCGGTGTTGGCCTCCTTGAACCGGCCCTTCTCGTACTCGTCGCGCACGAAGGCCCGGATCACGCGGTTGCCGGTGATCTGCTCGCGCAGCACCCGGTTCACCGTGTCGAGCCGCTCCTGCATGGTGCGGAACAGCGGGCGCATCCGTTTCACGATCAGACTGACGGCGATCCCGAGAACCGGTACGACGGCCAGCAGCACCGCCGACAGCGGCACGTCCTGCCCCAGCGCCATGACGATGCCGCCGACGCACATGATCGGGGCCGACACCATGAGCGTGAACGACATCAGCACCAGCATCTGCACCTGCTGGACGTCGTTGGTCGTCCGCGTGATCAGCGAGGGCGCCCCGAACTGGCCGACCTCGCGCGCGGAGAAGCTCTGCACCCGGTCGAAGATCGCGGCCCGGACGTCACGCCCGAGGGCCGAGGCGGTACGCGCGCCGTAGTAGACGGCGCCTATCTGGCCGAGGACCTGCGCGACGCTGACGGCGATCATCAGACCGCCGAACCGGATGATGTAGCCCGTGTCCCCCGTGACGACACCGTTGTCGATGATGTCGGCGTTGAGGGTGGGCAGATAGAGGCTGGCGCAGGTCTGAAGCAGCTGGAGCGCCACCAGCAGGACGATGGCCCCCCGGTAGGGGGCCAGATGGGTTCTCAGTAGTCGTAGCAGCACGTGCTGTCTCTCGGGCTCGGCAAGATCGGAGGGGGTCGCCCCCATCCTGCGACACTCCGCCCGCCGGAACCCAAGGGTTTTCCACAAAGGACCGGTCAAGAACGACAATCAGCCCGGGACCTGCCTACATCTCCGGCCGGCACCCCCGCCCGGACCTCCCGCCGGTCGCCTCCGCGCCGACACGCTGACCGTCCCTCGCCGGCTTCCCCGCGTCTACATCCCCGGCAGCGACGCGAACGCGCCCGGGTGGATCTGCTCCCGGGCGGCCGTGTACTGCTGCCGCACCGCGCCGCCCACCGCCGCCTCCTCGCCCGCCTCGAAGGACTGCCCCGCCGCCCCGCCCCAGTCGGGCGGGCTGTGCGGCGACAGCGTGTTCCGCGACACCCCCAGCGCCCACGCGGCCTGCCGCGCCGCCCCCAGCGCCGCGTACTCCGCCGGCTCGGGCACCACCACCTGCGCCCCGAAGATCCCCGGCGCACACGTCCGTACCGCCGGCAGCCCGGCCGCCGCGCCCAGCAGGAACACCCGCCGCACCTCGACGCCGCGCCCCCGCACCACGTCCATCGCGTCGGCCAGCGAACAGAGCATCCCCTCGAACGCCGCCCTCGCCAGGTGCTCCGGCTTCATCGACTCCCGCCGCAGACCGGTCAACGTGCCCGCCGTGTGCGGCAGTTGCGGCGTCTTCTCACCCTCCAGATAGGGCAGGAAGACCAGACCCGACGAGCCCGGCGTGGACTTGAGCGCCAGCTCCGACAGCTCCTCCAGGTCCTCGGTCCCCAGCAGCTCGGCCGTCCCGCGCAGCGCCCGCACGGCGTTGAGCGTGTGCACGACCGGCAGATGCATCCCCGTGGCGTCGGCGAACGACGTGATCATCCCGGAGGGGTCCGCCAGCGCCTCGTGGTGCACGGTCATCACCGACCCCGAGGCCCCCAGCGACACGACCGCGTCCCCGATCCCGACCCCGAGCCCGAACGCGGCGGCCATGGTCTCGCCCGTACCCGCCGAGATCAGCAGCCCCTCGGGCGTCGTCCCCGCCGCCTCGGCCGGACCCAGCACCTCCGGCAGCGCCGCCTGGTGACCCAGCGCGAGCTCCATCAGATCCGGCCGGTACGCACCCGTACGGGCGGACCAGAAACCGGAACCGGACGCCGCGCCCCGGTCCGTCGTCCGCCGGGCCGGCCGGCCGAGCAACTGCCACACCAGCCAGTCGTGCGGCTGGAGGATCATCGCCGTACGCCGCGCCGCGTCCGGCTCGTGCCGGGCCAGCCAGCGCAGTTTCGCCACGGGCTGTGCGGACTGCGGCACCGACCCCACGGCCTCGGCCCAGGCCCGTCGCCCGCCGAGCGCGTCGACCAGATCGGCGGCGGCGACCTGCGCGCGCTTGTCGTTGCCGAGGAGCGCCGGACGTACGAGATTGCCCGACTGGTCCAGCGGTACGAGCCCGTGCTGCTGCGCGGCCACACCGATGGCCTCCACACCCTCCAGCAGCCCGCCGCCCGCGGCCTCGCCGAGCGACAGCAGCCATACCTGCGGATCGACCTCGGTGGCCTTGGGATCGACGGGATGCGCCGCGTACCCCTGCCGCAGCACTGCACCACTGTCCGCGTCACACACGACGATGCGGGTGGCTCCCGACGAACTGTCCAATCCGGCGACTATTCCCATGCCACCCGATTCTGCCGCACGCACGGGACGGCGGCGTCTGCCGGGACCGCTCCGGCCACCGGCGGACGCCGCCCTCGGTCACGTCTCAGGTGTTGGTGGTGCCCCAGTCGTCCTCACCGCTGCCGTTCCGCGAGCGCAGCGACCGGACCCGGTCGGCGACGGAGCCGGGAACCTTGTCCCCGACCAGGTCGCTCATCGAGTGGTACGCCTTGCCCGCGTACTCACGCCCGGACAGCGCGGCCGTCTCGGCGGCGTTGCGGACGGCGGGGTTCTGCGAGATCCGGTTCGCGGACTTCTTGAGCTGCTCGTAGCGCTCGCGCCCGGCCCTGGTTCCCAGTACGTAACCGACAGCCAGTCCCGCGATGAACGTGAGGCGCCGCATGGTCTGCCACCCTTCTTTGGTTCGTTGGCATCGGACCTTGAGCCGTGAGGTCCGCCTACCCGCCAGGCCCGGGCTCACCCAGTGTGATCCGGCGGGATACCGATTGGCGGAGCACCCCCCTGCTTGCGCTAATGTATGTGTCGCAGCGAACGTCCGCCGCCCGGCAGAGCCGGGTGGGTGCGTTCGGGGCACCCGCAGCAATCCCCTGTAGCTCAATTGGCAGAGCAGCCGGCTGTTAACCGGCAGGTTACTGGTTCGAGTCCAGTCGGGGGAGCGCGATCTCCTGTAGCTCAATTGGCAGAGCATTCGGCTGTTAACCGGAGGGTTGCTGGTTCGAGTCCAGCCGGGAGAGCAGCGACAAGAAGAGGACCCCTCGGGGTCCTCTTCTTTGTGCCTGACGCACGTCTTCCGGGTGATCCTCACGCATCCTGGAACCGACCGGAGCGCGCTGAAGTCCTCAAGGTCGGGCGTTGCCGACCATCCGAGGCAGGAGATCGTATGAGCGGCTATGCTGCGGCAGACGGCGCGCACAAGTGTGCGCGACGCGCCGTTAGGGGCGGTAGCTCAGCCGGTTAGAGCAGCGGACTCATAATCCGTCGGCCGTGGGTTCGAGTCCCACCCGCCCCACCGGGACACGCCGCAAGTTCACCCATCTGACCTGCAAAAACACATGGGCCCCCTCCGAGGAGGGGGCCCATTTTGCGCCTCCATGATCTTTTGCTCGCCCGCTGCTCGCCCGAAATGCTGGAGCCGTGTTCTCAGCTCGCACGCCTGGCGTCTGCAAGAAGATCGAACACTCAGACGTCTCCGGGCCAGGGCTGACGTCCCATGACGAAGAGGCCCTTCAGGGGCGCGCTCTCGTT
Above is a window of Streptomyces sp. NBC_01498 DNA encoding:
- a CDS encoding ABC transporter ATP-binding protein; this translates as MLLRLLRTHLAPYRGAIVLLVALQLLQTCASLYLPTLNADIIDNGVVTGDTGYIIRFGGLMIAVSVAQVLGQIGAVYYGARTASALGRDVRAAIFDRVQSFSAREVGQFGAPSLITRTTNDVQQVQMLVLMSFTLMVSAPIMCVGGIVMALGQDVPLSAVLLAVVPVLGIAVSLIVKRMRPLFRTMQERLDTVNRVLREQITGNRVIRAFVRDEYEKGRFKEANTGLTEMQLATGRLMALMFPIVMTIVNVSSVAVVWFGAQRIDSGGMQIGALTAFLAYLMQIVMAVMMATFMFMMVPRAEVCAERIEEVLDTRSSVVPPKDPVRTLRRHGHLEVRGAEFRYPGAEEPVLREVSLTARPGETTAVIGSTGSGKSTLLSLVPRLVDATAGEVLVDGEDVRGLDPALLAGTVGLVPQKPYLFSGTVATNLRYGKPDATDEELWHALEIAQAKEFVTALEGGLDAPIAQGGTNVSGGQRQRLAIARTLVQRPEIYLFDDSFSALDYATDAALRAALARETAEATVVIVAQRVSTIRDADRIIVMDEGRVVGEGRHHELMAGNETYREIVLSQLTEAEAA
- a CDS encoding FGGY family carbohydrate kinase — translated: MGIVAGLDSSSGATRIVVCDADSGAVLRQGYAAHPVDPKATEVDPQVWLLSLGEAAGGGLLEGVEAIGVAAQQHGLVPLDQSGNLVRPALLGNDKRAQVAAADLVDALGGRRAWAEAVGSVPQSAQPVAKLRWLARHEPDAARRTAMILQPHDWLVWQLLGRPARRTTDRGAASGSGFWSARTGAYRPDLMELALGHQAALPEVLGPAEAAGTTPEGLLISAGTGETMAAAFGLGVGIGDAVVSLGASGSVMTVHHEALADPSGMITSFADATGMHLPVVHTLNAVRALRGTAELLGTEDLEELSELALKSTPGSSGLVFLPYLEGEKTPQLPHTAGTLTGLRRESMKPEHLARAAFEGMLCSLADAMDVVRGRGVEVRRVFLLGAAAGLPAVRTCAPGIFGAQVVVPEPAEYAALGAARQAAWALGVSRNTLSPHSPPDWGGAAGQSFEAGEEAAVGGAVRQQYTAAREQIHPGAFASLPGM
- a CDS encoding YtxH domain-containing protein; translated protein: MRRLTFIAGLAVGYVLGTRAGRERYEQLKKSANRISQNPAVRNAAETAALSGREYAGKAYHSMSDLVGDKVPGSVADRVRSLRSRNGSGEDDWGTTNT